One region of Trichoderma breve strain T069 chromosome 7 map unlocalized scaffold00007, whole genome shotgun sequence genomic DNA includes:
- a CDS encoding fungal specific transcription factor domain-containing protein produces the protein MSLAKRNNGCLECRTRRVRCDKTEPECFKCCKKGIKCSGQGIECRFSSHMKNGSSPRISQATNRATGTAAKAAPRAPNRYRWVTVTSKQSGSSPDATKLSSHRSSTSPPKVSNAQPIVGPVPPDKPPSDTDSPDGSLDDDVEELGPRDMQLAHPQRPIQAVSPQARLFFNHFSEFIAPKMVVFDFKGNGYRDILLPLACEDELVGQAISVIAAFHLSQRAPHMRMAAEVGQHAILSKLFRDSLQLEPRRLFSLSTWATILVLLVGETITGANNYIHLLEILSNLAQSSDAVTSLSVTTRGFIREQTRMFELFGFPLSSETKGLQTLSKQPDYYLDFMSSYPSLSKDPQQYANVAVMKEAIRQACDLYRNRALHLISTEESIRSVERLRETVLDLEPSVDGCHALVWTYFVAAAESTLPEHRAFFSQRLQSLYSCTEFGTIPIAVQSLEHIWANSDSQRWTEVVTRQRPILIM, from the exons ATGTCGCTGGCAAAGAGGAACAATG GTTGTCTCGAGTGCCGCACGCGCCGAGTGCGCTGCGATAAGACAGAGCCCGAATGCTTCAAGTGCTGCAAAAAGGGGATAAAGTGCTCTGGCCAAGGCATCGAGTGTCGGTTCAGCTCCCACATGAAGAATGGCAGCTCGCCGCGCATCTCACAGGCTACAAATCGTGCTACCGGCACTGCTGCCAAAGCTGCTCCCCGAGCGCCAAATCGTTACCGATGGGTCACTGTAACCAGCAAGCAGTCGGGATCCTCTCCAGATGCTACGAAACTGTCTTCTCACCGGAGTTCCACCTCTCCACCAAAAGTGTCAAATGCGCAGCCAATAGTTGGGCCTGTTCCCCCAGATAAACCTCCATCTGATACAGATTCTCCAGATGGGAGTTTAGACGACGATGTGGAAGAGCTTGGACCGAGAGACATGCAACTTGCTCACCCGCAACGCCCCATTCAAGCCGTCTCTCCCCAAGCCAGATTGTTCTTCAACCATT TCTCGGAATTCATCGCACCGAAAATGGTGGTGTTTGACTTCAAGGGCAATGGTTATCGCGATATCCTACTTCCTCTCGCTTGCGAGGATGAACTAGTCGGACAGGCCATCTCCGTTATCGCTGCCTTTCATCTATCACAGAGGGCGCCGCATATGCGAATGGCGGCTGAGGTAGGCCAGCATGCGATATTATCGAAGCTCTTTCGCGATTCGCTCCAATTAGAACCAAGAAGGCTGTTTAGTCTATCAACCTGGGCGACCATCCTTGTGTTGCTAGTGGGGGAAACAATCACAGGTGCCAACAATTATATACATCTGCTAGAGATTCTCTCAAATCTGGCACAATCATCCGATGCGGTGACGTCTTTGTCGGTAACTACGAGGGGTTTCATCAGGGAACAAACACGAAT GTTCGAATTGTTCGGCTTTCCGCTATCCAGTGAAACCAAAGGACTGCAAACCTTGTCGAAACAGCCCGACTACTACTTGGACTTCATGTCTTCGTATCCATCACTCAGCAAAGATCCACAGCAGTATGCAAATGTCGCTGTAATGAAAGAGGCTATCCGCCAAGCCTGCGATTTATATCGTAATCGTGCTCTGCATCTCATATCAACAGAAGAGTCCATTCGATCTGTAGAGCGGCTTCGAGAGACAGTGCTCGACCTTGAGCCAAGTGTCGATGGTTGTCACGCTCTAGTCTGGACGTATTTTGTCGCTGCCGCAGAGAGTACCTTACCAGAGCACCGagccttcttttctcaacGACTGCAAAGTCTCTACAGCTGCACGGAGTTTGGCACTATTCCCATCGCAGTCCAAAGCCTCGAACATATATGGGCAAACTCAGATTCCCAAAGATGGACTGAAGTCGTCACACGTCAACGCCCAATCCTAATCATGTAA
- a CDS encoding subtilase family domain-containing protein encodes MRFKATLSSVLLLCLLDPVVSNPQLNENGFVESRPSSAQNVTYIPNTYIVELEHTPSTKAASLFSQRLGGRVKYHVRKEFNNAKFFYGLSLTVTDGTSQKSDLLEISGVKNVWPVRLVPRPEAFEAARPNLLSNNTLPHIRGNSDVNRPLKMAGVDKLHEKGIKGKGVKIGIIDTGVDYLHPSLGGGFGPGYKISFGYDLVGDDYTGTNTPVPDDDPLVTCAVGGHGTHVAGIIGMTDAQDQGFGLVGVAPEATIGMYRVFGCSENSGDDVIMAAMQQAAEDGVDLITMSLGSLSYWEQASPYVSLAESIVESGVAIIAALGNDGDLGPYAVSAPGLAPEVLAVGSVENEVYPTVYKAKNNIGGSLKYISVFPFIADKPLTVFQAGSGLDFPVTELQAGGCDTRVWTAAQKAIADGANTVMLLYLTKLCSLSAYSSELSALNVTTIIYYTDDPDIPVLLPEPDTAGQFTVLFLSYEQSQQIVSDIENLATGKDYTLLFNSSTIHDSHNSAGHAIDYFSSIGPTVEMTLKPQLSSPGGNILSTYPRSAGGYAVLSGTSMAAPFTAGVYALVKSQRPDLSISEIVSLLQSTAVPMKVLDMDIISSVTQQGSGLINAYAAVAADSQISPSQLSLLDSPKPAKQTITIKNTSKKLKTYSISHSGASYIRTFNNFTAGSDQAFVKFNNVHESKYATAKFSKSRLSLQPGQSTKIEVQFTAPDEPQPYSEPIYSGHIKIATDSSSYVVPYLGVPYSRSDTEYIARNTTAWVGNDRPYVGSDSTSPGVINIGNYSILGSDGSVPDDINVPIVNFIIVQPSNLIRLEIVPVNTTFVPTYYGFDPSVKFDVADVDLPLQEGFLGVPNYGIMAQWGIGHIPPGISVASLLGWPYPNTVTGFILLYPFLMHENGTGFDLTSGAFRPLLRVLRYGANGTSADEYESWLGPILNVKTS; translated from the exons ATGCGGTTCAAGGCTACACTATCAAGTGTTCTTCTCTTGTGTTTACTCGATCCAGTGGTGTCAAACCCCCAGCTTAACGAAAATGGTTTTGTAGAGTCGCGCCCTAGTAGCGCTCAAAACGTCACTTACATCCCGAATACCTATATCGTGGAACTGGAACATACTCCCAGCACCAAAGCtgcatctcttttttctcagcGACTCGGCGGAAGAGTCAAGTATCATGTCCGCAAAGAGTTCAACAATGCCAAATTTTTCTATGGTCTATCTCTGACTGTTACAGACGGGACATCTCAGAAATCTGATCTATTGGAGATTAGCGGTGTCAAGAATGTCTGGCCGGTTAGACTTGTGCCCCGCCCAGAAGCATTCGAAGCCGCCAGGCCAAACTTGCTAAGCAATAATACTCTTCCACACATTAGAGGCAACTCCGACGTTAACAGGCCACTCAAAATGGCTGGAGTAGATAAGTTGCATGAAAAGGGAATCAAGGGCAAAGGTGTGAAGATTGGCATTATTGACACCGGAGTGGACTATCTACATCCGTCacttggcggcggctttggaCCAGGTTATAAGATATCTTTTGGCTACGACTTGGTTGGAGATGATTATACTGGAACCAATACTCCAGTTCCGGATGACGACCCTTTGGTCACATGCGCAGTTGGAGGACATGGCACTCATGTTGCTG GTATCATTGGGATGACTGATgcccaagaccaaggctTTGGACTGGTTGGAGTTGCTCCGGAGGCAACCATTGGCATGTACCGAGTGTTTGGATGCAGCGAGAACTCTGGAGACGATGTCATCATGGCAGCAATGCAACAGGCTGCAGAAGACGGTGTCGACCTTATCACCATGTCTCTTGGCAGTCTGTCGTATTGGGAGCAAGCATCCCCATATGTCTCTCTGGCCGAAAGTATCGTGGAAAGTGGTGTAGCTATCATTGCTGCACTTGGGAATGACGGCGATCTTGGGCCTTATGCAGTCTCTGCGCCAGGCCTGGCTCCAGAAGTTCTGGCTGTAGGTTCCGTGGAGAATGAAGTCTATCCAACGGTATACAAAGCGAAAAACAATATCGGCGGTTCATTGAAATATATTTCGGTTTTTCCTTTCATTGCTGATAAGCCGCTCACTGTTTTCCAAGCTGGCAGCGGCCTGGATTTCCCTGTCACAGAACTGCAAGCTGGAGGTTGCGATACCAGGGTCTGGACAGCCGCTCAGAAGGCAATCGCGGATGGAGCAAATACGGTGATGTTGCTTTATCTCACAAAGTTGTGTTCGCTCAGTGCATACTCATCGGAATTATCAGCACTCAATGTGACAACCATCATCTACTATACAGACGATCCAGACATACCAGTTCTTTTGCCGGAGCCAGACACAGCAGGTCAATTTACTGTTCTCTTCCTTTCGTACGAACAGTCACAGCAGATAGTCAGTGATATTGAGAATCTCGCCACCGGAAAAGATTATACGCTGCTCTTTAACTCATCCACGATACACGACTCTCACAACTCCGCTGGTCATGCCATCGACTACTTCTCTTCCATCGGCCCGACCGTGGAAATGACACTTAAACCTCAGCTCTCTTCTCCGGGAGGCAATATTCTGTCCACATACCCACGTTCAGCTGGTGGGTATGCCGTCTTGTCTGGCACATCGATGGCTGCGCCCTTCACTGCTGGCGTCTATGCATTGGTCAAATCACAGCGACCAGATCTCAGCATCTCAGAGATTGTGTCGCTTCTACAGTCAACTGCAGTACCGATGAAAGTgctggatatggatatcaTCTCTTCCGTCACTCAGCAAGGCAGTGGGCTGATTAACGCGTACGCCGCCGTGGCCGCCGACTCCCAGATCTCGCCTTCTCAGCTGAGTTTACTCGACTCACCAAAGCCGGCAAAGCAGACGATCACGATCAAAAACACATCCAAGAAACTCAAAACTTACTCTATTTCCCACTCTGGCGCATCATACATTCGTACTTTTAACAACTTCACTGCAGGCTCGGACCAGGCGTTTGTCAAGTTTAACAACGTCCATGAGTCTAAGTACGCTACCGCCAAATTCTCCAAATCGAGACTATCCCTGCAGCCAGGACAATCGACAAAGATCGAAGTGCAATTTACAGCTCCCGATGAGCCGCAGCCATACTCGGAGCCCATCTACTCTGGCCATATCAAGATCGCCaccgacagcagcagctacgTGGTTCCATATCTCGGGGTGCCCTATAGTAGAAGCGACACAGAATATATTGCGCGCAACACTACGGCATGGGTTGGAAATGACAGACCCTATGTAGGGTCAGACTCGACTAGTCCTGGCGTGATCAACATTGGCAACTATAGCATCCTTGGCAGCGATGGATCTGTCCCAGATGACATCAATGTGCCCATTGTGAACTTTATCATCGTGCAGCCAAGTAATCTCATACGCCTAGAGATTGTGCCCGTCAACACAACTTTCGTGCCTACTTACTACGGCTTTGACCCGTCCGTCAAGTTTGATGTTGCAGACGTGGATCTGCCTCTGCAGGAGGGCTTCCTCGGCGTTCCAAACTACGGCATTATGGCGCAATGGGGTATTGGCCATATCCCTCCCGGCATTAGTGTCGCATCTCTTCTGGGTTGGCCTTATCCCAACACCGTCACCGGATTCATCTTGCTCTATCCGTTTCTCATGCACGAGAATGGCACTGGTTTTGACCTGACATCTGGTGCATTCCGGCCCTTGCTACGCGTTTTGCGTTATGGCGCGAATGGCACAAGTGCTGACGAGTACGAGTCGTGGTTAGGCCCTATTTTGAATGTGAAGACGTCGTAA
- a CDS encoding amino acid permease domain-containing protein, with product MAMAFAILNTWIALAGSIGLVLPSGSSVALLYGFIFCVLCCFCVAASLGELSSIWPTAGGQYHFVYALCTERWRKPMSFVVGWANIVGWLVVVTVQDYFGYDLAQFISAAAVVASNGSYQITPARTYGIFVAVLVFTTVANIWGNRILGKWNDAALYWSIFGVVIISIVLLSMSDKTSAEFVFTDFNNETGWSDGMAWILGLLQSALSLIAFDVVLHMTEEMPNPSRDAPRAMLYSIVIGGVTGFAFILVMLFCLVDPDTILSTPTGMPIVELILQATKSRAAATILSLMLSVCFINGTNASITSVSRLLYAMARDRGIVFHNYFAHIQSGLNVPVRTIMFCFVFNILFGLLYLGPVVAFSAYVASCTIFLNMSYSVPILVLLVRGRKVLANYQSAKTPFKMGRVFGLIVNIIAALYVVVTSVFFCFPTFLPVTGNNMNYVCVVIGIFAMVVGVYWIFFGKNFLGPQDIIVAEFDGVVGRPVSTQNSSEEDKAEKGSHRELK from the exons atggccatggcctttGCCATTCTGAA CACCTGGATTGCGCTGGCCGGCTCAATAGGTCTTGTCCTACCATCAGGTAGTTCTGTTGCCCTGTTGTACGGTTTCATCTTCTGCGTACTATGCTGTTTTTGCGTGGCCGCAAGTCTTGGAGAGCTCAGTTCTATCTGGCCGACAGCCGGAGGACAGTACCACTTTGTGTACGCTCTTTGCAcagaaagatggagaaagcCAATG AGCTTTGTAGTCGGATGGGCCAATATTGTCGGTTGGCTTGTCGTAGTAACTGTTCAGGACTACTTTGGCT ATGACTTAGCCCAGTTTATTTCTGCCGCAGCAGTAGTTGCTTCGAACGGATCATATCAAATCACTCCAGCTAGGACATATGGAATCTTCGTAGCAGTCCTCGTCTTTACAACCGTCGCAAACATTTGGGGCAATAGGATATTGGGCAAATGGAACGATGCTGCCC TGTATTGGTCTATCTTCGGCgttgtcatcatcagcattgTTCTCCTATCCATGTCCGACAAGACTAGTGCAGAGTTTGTCTTTACAGACTTCAACAACGAAACTGGCTGGTCCGATGGCATGGCCTGGATCTTGGGTCTACTTCAGTCTGCTCTCTCCCTCATTGCATTCGACGTTGTTTTGCATATGACAGAAGAGATGCCGAATCCTTCAAGAGATGCCCCTCGAGCCATGTTGTACTCCATTGTCATTGGAGGTGTCAC TGGCTTCGCATTTATCCTTGTTATGCTCTTCTGCCTTGTCGACCCTGACACCATCCTGTCTACTCCAACCGGTATGCCCATCGTCGAGCTCATTCTCCAAGCAACAAAGAGCCGGGCCGCTGCTACCATTCTCAGTCTGATGCTCAGCGTGTGCTTCATCAACGGCACAAATGCTAGCATTACCAGTGTCAGCAGATTGCTTTACGCCATGGCCCGCGATCGCGGCATCGTCTTTCACAATTACTTTGCTCACATCCAGTCGGGTTTAAACGTGCCAGTACGGACCATCATGTTTTGCTTTGTCTTCAATATCCTCTTCGGTCTCCTGTATCTGGGGCCGGTGGTTGCTTTCAGCGCATACGTGGCGTCTTGCACCATTTTCTTGAACATGTCTTATTCGGTCCCAATCTTGGTTCTTCTCGTCCGTGGACGGAAGGTGCTTGCCAACTACCAGTCTGCAAAGACTCCCTTTAAAATGGGAAGGGTATTTGGTCTGATTGTCAATATCATTGCTGCGCTATATGTTGTTGTTACTTCAGTG TTCTTCTGCTTCCCCACGTTTCTTCCTGTTACTGGAAACAACATGA ACTATGTATGCGTTgtcatcggcatctttgCCATGGTGGTTGGTGTCTATTGGATCTTCTTCGGGAAGAACTTTTTGGGTCCT CAAGATATAATCGTGGCGGAATTTGACGGTGTTGTTGGCCGTCCTGTTTCCACACAAAACTCgagtgaagaagacaaggccGAAAAGGGATCCCACAGGGAACTCAAGTGA
- a CDS encoding flavin containing amine oxidoreductase domain-containing protein yields MTSKDGYSWTKAQGLRAGVPSIGVIEPPSNVKSADTVYDVIVVGAGYCGLTAARDASLAGLKVLLLEARDRIGGRSWSSNIEGYPYEMGGTWVFWGQANVWREIARYGMQDELEISYDFSRGINKYLLSSPQGTQTFTHEEEDALMQSSLAKLVNVDGCLGKTVVPFPHSGVLTPEARKYDHMSVADRLAEIKNDLTPNERLCAESFVLLCSGGTLETTSFYEFLHWWALSGYSYEGCIDYLVKYKFRGGQSSFAINFFKEALASGNLTYAFNSPVATIQHGGNGVQITTRAGQTYKSTKMICAIPLNVLNDVAFDPPLAPGRKAAATTGHVNQCVKVHAEISDRDLRSFTGISYPHNGLIYGFGDGETPAGNTHVVAFGGQHNHFHPEENLEHTKAAFQGFAPMNIERLVFHNWSKDEFAKGAWFFPAPGLLSTHLKDMRARESNVVFACSDWALGWRSFIDGAIEEGTRAAITVRADFAGRAKL; encoded by the exons ATGACATCAAAGGACGGCTACTCATGGACGAAGGCCCAAGGTCTTCGAGCCGGTGTCCCTTCAATTGGTGTGATTGAACCGCCTTCTAATGTGAAGAGCGCCGACACAGTCTATGATGTTATTGTCGTGGGTGCAGGTTATTGTGGTCTCACGGCTGCTCGAGATGCAAGTTTGGCAG GCTTGAAAGTGCTGCTTCTAGAAGCACGCGACAGAATCGGCGGTCGGTCATGGTCATCCAACATCGAGGGATACCCATACGAAATGGGCGGAACATGGGTGTTTTGGGGACAGGCCAACGTATGGCGCGAGATTGCAAGATACGGCATGCAGGACGAGTTGGAGATATCTTACGACTTTTCCAGAGGCATCAATAAGTATTTGCTATCAAGTCCGCAAGGCACACAGACCTTCAcccatgaagaagag GATGCGCTGATGCAATCCTCACTCGCCAAGCTCGTCAACGTCGACGGATGCCTGGGCAAAACCGTCGTTCCTTTCCCCCATAGCGGCGTCCTCACCCCAGAGGCCCGCAAGTACGATCACATGTCCGTCGCCGACCGCCTTGCCGAAATTAAGAACGATCTTACACCCAATGAACGACTTTGCGCCGAGTCGTTCGTCCTTCTCTGCAGCGGAGGCACTCTCGAGACAACAAGCTTCTATGAGTTCCTCCACTGGTGGGCACTGAGTGGCTACTCCTACGAGGGCTGCATTGACTATCTTGTCAAGTATAAGTTCCGTGGCGGCCAATCGTCGTTTgccatcaacttcttcaaggaggCTCTGGCGTCAGGGAACTTGACATACGCCTTCAACAGCCCGGTTGCCACCATCCAGCACGGCGGCAATGGTGTTCAAATTACAACTCGCGCTGGTCAGACGTACAAGAGTACGAAGATGATTTGCGCCATTCCGTTGAATGTCTTGAACGATGTGGCATTCGATCCACCTTTGGCTCCAGGACGGAAAGCAGCTGCTACCACCGGCCATGTTAACCAATGTGTCAAGGTCCATGCTGAGATCAGTGACCGAGATCTTCGTTCGTTCACGGGCATCAGCTATCCGCACAACGGACTTATCTACGGAttcggagatggagagaccCCGGCGGGCAACACGCATGTGGTGGCATTCGGCGGGCAGCACAACCACTTCCACCCGGAAGAGAACCTCGAACATACAAAGGCGGCGTTCCAGGGTTTTGCGCCCATGAACATCGAGAGACTG GTCTTCCACAACTGGTCCAAGGATGAATTCGCCAAGGGAGCTTG GTTTTTCCCTGCGCCAGGTCTGTTATCCACGCATTTGAAGGATatgagagcaagagagagcAACGTCGTATTTGCTTGCTCTGACTGGGCCTTGGGATGGCGTAGCTTCATCGACGGCGCCATCGAAGAGGGAACCCGCGCTGCCATTACTGTGCGAGCCGATTTTGCCGGCCGAGCCAAGCTGTGA
- a CDS encoding pyrroline-5-carboxylate reductase dimerization domain-containing protein has product MAASLKNSKLAFIGGGNMASAIIGGLANQGIDKQNIIVSEPWDVNREKIAATGVRTTTSNVEAGQDADLIIIAVKPQVTKTVCEELGASWAHRATLPIVVSIAAGITLDSLREWTKTSEGKTAPIVRVMPNTPALVGEGASGLYASEDVKENEKQLVDALLGSVSKATEWVDKEELLDVVTGLSGSGPAYFFAMVEHLIASATALGLPKEQATRLAKQTCLGAGQMLVTSSDEPAQLRKNVTSPNGTTYAALQTFESLKFDEIVDKAVKAATSRAAELGKS; this is encoded by the exons ATGGCAGCTTCATTGAAGAACAGCAAGCTGGCCTTCATTGGCGGGGGCAACATGGCCTCTGCCATTATTGGAGGGCTGGCCAACCAGGGCATCGACAAGCAAAACATCATCGTCTCCGAGCCTTGGGATGTCAACAGAGAGAAGATTGCGGCTACCGGTGTGCGGACAACCACCTCCAACGTCGAGGCCGGTCAGGATGCggatctcatcatcattgccgtGAAGCCCCAGGTCACTAAGACGGTATGCGAGGAGCTGGGCGCATCTTGGGCTCATCGTGCTACCTTGCCAATTGTTGTAAGCATTGCTGCTGGAATCACGCTTGACAGCTTGCGAGAATGGACCAAGACGAGCGAGGGCAAGACGGCGCCAATTGTTCGTGTCATGCCAAACACTCCTGCGCTTGTTGGAGAAGGCGCATCGGGACTCTATGCAAGCGAGGACGTCAAGGAGAATGAGAAGCagcttgttgatgctctTCTGGGAAGTGTCAGCAAGGCTACTGAGTGGGTGGACAAAGAGGAGTTGCTCGATGTCGTAACCGGATTGTCTG GATCTGGCCCTGCATACTTCTTCGCCATGGTTGAACACCTTATTGCTAGCGCAACTGCTTTGGGTCTTCCGAAAGAGCAGGCTACTAGGCTGGCGAAGCAGACATGTTTGGGAGCTGGCCAGATGCTCGTCACATCCTCAGACGAGCCAGCTCAGCTACGCAAGAACGTCACGAGCCCCAACGGAACAACCTACGCTGCTCTACAGACATTTGAATCATTGAAGTTCGACGAAATTGTTGACAAGGCTGTCAAAGCCGCCACTTCAAGAGCTGCGGAATTGGGTAAATCATAG
- a CDS encoding sodium:solute symporter family domain-containing protein — translation MSVQLGVSGVPVIPQGTAYGLLIGLGVAFCGVILVAIKVQRAYLSEDSSTSEMFMVANRSVGRGLTASAVFSSWMWINETVFSAAFCYKFGLAVPFWWATGLCFQIALMAALGVLAKIRVPYAHTSLEIIRMRYGKIGHIVFIILNITNNVFGCASMILTGSQLIYGVSGMHFVAATILIPLGVVLYTAVGGLKATFLTDYLHTAVALILIIYFTLTTLTHEAVGGLGGLYDKVMATASENIIARNYEGSLLTMKSQDAIIWGLILKFGNLALVVMDTAFWQKSFATEVSATVPGYNIAAIAIFGIPWGLGTVIGLTARAIHNTPIFPTYPGEFSPSLVNAGLVMPYTIKALIGDKGIIAFFVLLFMALTSTVSSSMIAVSSILSFDLYKTYIDPNASDKRLMKVSHLAVVFHTIFITGISLALNYGGADMTWIGYFRPILSCPGIIPLGLTLAWSKQTRLAAIASPILGFLTGLSVWLATAKSMYGTINIATTEASFPALYGAIASFFSPALYSVLISLYKPDSFDWRRFLLIELTEAPKGDDSETSSPPSDDEKETKAKTGPDDSQSNGIVVSESPSESISVNASSDPEKAKTINVGEKSTASISTESEIGNIDLDNVRHPFSEETLQELRRWYRIAWIFFVAVVLITFIAWPMPLYRNYIFTKSFFSGWTTVAIIWQFFAFFAVVLYPLYDGRHAIVKASRGVWRSVNGKFNKT, via the exons ATGTCGGTGCAGCTTGGAGTCTCTGGGGTACCCGTGATTCCCCAGGGGACGGCATATGGCCTCCTCATTGGACTTGGAGTGGCTTTTTGCGGTGTCATTCTAGTTGCAATCAAAGTGCAAAGGGCCTACTTATCCGAAGATTCGTCAACATCGGAGATGTTCATGGTCGCCAATCGATCAGTAGGGAGGGGATTAACAGCATCGGCGGTGTTTTCATCATGGATGTGGATTAATGAGACTGTGTTTTCAGCTGCCTTTTGTTACAAGTTTGGACTGGCTGTTCCTTTT TGGTGGGCTACGGGATTGTGTTTCCAGATTGCCTTGATGGCAGCTCTTGGTGTATTGGCCAAGATTCGGGTGCCGTACGCTCACACGTCATTGGAGATTATCCGCATGCGCTATGGCAAAATCGGACACATCGTGTTTATTATTCTGAATATCACAAATAATGTCTTTGGTTGCGCATCCATGATCCTGACAGGATCACAACTCATCTACGGCGTCTCCGGTATGCACTTTGTTGCAGCTACGATTCTTATACCCCTCGGAG TTGTCTTATATACAGCAGTGGGTGGTCTCAAGGCCACCTTCTTGACTGATTACCTTCATACGGCTGTTGCCttgattctcatcatctATTTTACTCTGACTACTTTAACTCACGAGGCCGTCGGAGGCCTTGGAGGTTTATATGACAAAGTTATGGCAACAGCCTCTGAGAATATTATTGCGAGGAATTATGAAGGATCCTTGCTCACAATGAAATCCCAAGATGCAATCATTTGGGGCTTGATCTTGAAATTCGGAAACCTCGCTCTCGTGGTCATG GACACTGCCTTTTGGCAAAAGTCTTTTGCTACTGAAGTCTCGGCTACTGTGCCAGGATATAATATCGCGGCAatcgccatcttcggcaTTCCTTGGGGCCTTGGCACCGTCATCGGTCTCACTGCAAGGGCCATCCACAACACACCAATATTCCCGACTTACCCCGGCGAGTTCTCTCCGAGCCTGGTAAATGCAGGGTTGGTGATGCCATACACTATCAAGGCTCTTATCGGTGATAAGGGCATCATTGCCTTTTTCGTTCTCTTGTTCATGGCTTTGACTAGCactgtctcttcttcgatgaTTGCTGTCAGCAGCATTCTATCGTTTGATCTTTACAAAACATACATCGACCCAAACGCGTCAGATAAGAGGCTTATGAAAGTCAGCCACCTTGCTGTCGTTTTtcacaccatcttcatcactgGTATCTCGCTGGCGCTTAACTACGGAGGCGCTGACATGACATGGATCGGCTATTTCAGGCCTATTCTCTCTTGCCCGGGGATTATTCCTCTTGGCCTGACCCTTGCCTGGTCGAAGCAAACGCGACTAGCAGCGATTGCGTCGCCTATTCTAGGATTTCTCACAGGCCTCAGCGTCTGGCTGGCCACTGCCAAGTCAATGTATGGCACCATCAATATCGCAACCACAGAAGCGAGTTTCCCAGCCCTCTACGGAGCCATTGCTTCGTTCTTTTCTCCTGCTCTTTACTCCGTCCTCATTTCTCTCTACAAACCAGACTCGTTTGACTGGCGACGGTTTCTGCTTATCGAGCTGACGGAAGCCCCGAAGGGTGATGACAGCGAAACATCGTCTCCACCaagtgatgatgagaaggagaccaaggccaaAACCGGACCCGATGACTCTCAGAGCAATGGCATCGTAGTTTCTGAATCACCAAGTGAGAGTATTTCTGTAAATGCTTCCTCCGACCctgaaaaagcaaagaccaTCAACGTGGGGGAAAAGAGCACAGCGAGCATCTCAACGGAAAGCGAGATTGGCAACATTGACCTCGATAATGTGCGACACCCATTTAGTGAAGAGACATTGCAAGAGCTTCGCCGGTGGTATCGCATAGCTTGGATCTTCTTCGTTGCGGTCGTCCTCATCACTTTTATCGCATGGCCAATGCCCCTATACCGCAACTACATCTTTACCAAGTCCTTCTTTTCAGGGTGGACCACCGTCGCAATAATCTGGCAGTTTTTTGCATTCTTTGCGGTAGTCTTATACCCTCTGTATGACGGAAGGCACGCAATTGTCAAAGCGTCTCGAGGTGTTTGGAGGTCAGTTAACGGGAAATTTAACAAGACATAA